The Argopecten irradians isolate NY chromosome 16, Ai_NY, whole genome shotgun sequence genome window below encodes:
- the LOC138310814 gene encoding uncharacterized protein, translated as MKGPDLTNNLRGVLLRFRKDAVAVIADIQQMFYCFSVRPDHRDFLRFYWYEKNEPSCPLVEYRMTKHVFGNSPSPAVARTASEAEAEYGSDVGEFVRENFYVDDGLASLATPKEATDLFQRTQGALSTAGIRLHKICSNSPEVFRNFSPEDLAQDLKDLDLGCDSLPSQRSLGLCWDSTSDTFSFKVSEESKPYTRRGVLSKINSLFDPLGFLGPITMQDDVYSKIHIFADASENAKAAVAYLQTIYADGSTHISFLLGKTKVAPKHGHSIPRLELCAALMALEIGECLSHELSLTSDCMNFYSDSKVVLGYLQNTTRRFYVYVSNRVERILRFSNPKQWFYVESERNPADQGTRGPPASALKDSLWILGPSYLSQPSDTPDVSPSRVEYWPLILKINLEETLTKAAKLFYQYCKKTVEESFLMIDPPKIAASKR; from the exons ATGAAGGGCCCGGATCTGACCAACAATCTGCGTGGTGTCCTACTGCGATTCAGGAAAGATGCCGTTGCTGTGATAGCAGACATCCAGCAGATGTTTTACTGTTTCTCTGTCCGACCTGACCACAGGGATTTTCTCAGATTTTATTGGTACGAGAAGAATGAACCATCTTGCCCTCTTGTGGAATACCGCATGACAAAGCATGTGTTTGGAAACTCTCCCTCACCTGCAGTAGCTAGAACAGCAAGTGAAGCAGAAGCTGAGTATGGTTCGGATGTCGGCGAGTTCGTCAGAGAAAACTTCTATGTTGACGATGGCCTGGCCTCTCTAGCCACACCCAAGGAAGCTACAGACCTTTTTCAACGCACTCAAGGAGCGCTGTCCACAGCTGGAATTAGACTGCATAAGATATGTTCAAATTCACCGGAAGTTTTTAGAAACTTCTCACCAGAAGACCTGGCACAGGATCTTAAAGATCTGGATTTGGGATGTGATAGTCTACCGTCTCAGCGAAGTCTCGGCTTATGTTGGGATTCGACTTCAGATACCTTCTCATTCAAAGTTTCTGAGGAATCCAAGCCTTACACTCGTCGTGGAGTGCTTTCCAAAATCAACAGTTTATTTGACCCTCTTGGGTTTTTGGGACCCATTACTATGCAGG ATGACGTCTACAGCAAGATCCACATCTTCGCGGATGCTTCCGAGAATGCTAAAGCCGCCGTGGCATACCTACAGACCATATACGCAGATGGATCTACGCATATTAGCTTTTTGCTAGGAAAAACCAAAGTTGCTCCGAAACACGGACATTCCATACCCAGATTGGAATTATGTGCCGCCTTGATGGCATTAGAAATTGGCGAGTGTCTTTCCCACGAACTATCTCTGACATCCGACTGTATGAACTTTTACTCTGACAGCAAGGTTGTCTTGGGATACCTTCAAAACACAACCAGGCGTTTCTACGTGTATGTGAGTAACAGGGTTGAACGCATCTTACGATTCAGTAACCCAAAACAATGGTTCTACGTCGAATCAGAGAGAAATCCAGCAGATCAAGGGACACGGGGACCACCAGCCTCTGCCCTGAAAGACAGCTTGTGGATCCTCGGGCCATCTTATCTTAGCCAACCCAGCGACACACCGGATGTGTCACCCTCAAGGGTAGAATATTGGCCGTTAAT CTTGAAGATCAATTTGGAGGAAACGTTAACAAAGGCAGCCAAATTGTTTTACCAGTACTGTAAAAAGACGGTTGAGGAGAGCTTTCTGATGATTGACCCTCCGAAAATTGCTGCTTCCAAAAGGTGA